CAGTGGTAAGCCAGAATTGCTGCTAATTCATTTACCCCAGGCAGGTGACCCCAGGTAAAGACAAACCACCCCTATTTCACACTTCCCTTGAGATAATGGAAAGAATCACATATACCTTCACCAAGCAGATGAACTTCTCTTTAGAGATGAGCttctctccatctgtgaaattGGGCTGGCAGCGGTACCATAAAGGCTCCGGGGTGCTTCTTATTCCTTTAAACAAAGGATGAAAATGATAGGTATGCTCAGCACTGCATCCTTCCGGCCTCTTGGCTTCAGGCATcataaaaggcaaaagaaaaaaaaggtactaGAAAGAGGGTGTTAAAGAAGATTCAAATTGCACTTTTAAGGGAAAACTTTAATCTTGCCCCAGGGAGGTAGTTTAGCATATGTAATTGAACGATTTTTAACATCTAGAGTTTCTTAAATGGATTCTTTTTACCAAGAAATAACCTCATGCATAAACTGTAACGCATGGGCATACTTAATATATGTTATTGACATCATATGTTTACTAATGGTTCCTATGGGTACTGTCCCAGAGAAAATTCTATTGGAAGGTAATCTTTAAACAATTCCTgcaaactttgttttaaataattacctataagagaaaagaaaatagacttttttggtaattttttttttttttttttttttttttgcttattttacttattttacaccACTGCTTGGTCATTCTTTTCCAGTGCTAATATCCTTCTTTGTAgcctctattttcctttcttctacctgTCAACCTTGGAAAACTTTATTCCTTTAAGGAATAATCATGCTTCAATTTCTGGTGCTGCAGACTTCTTCCCATCTCATTTGCTGCCTTTCTGCCCTGGATACAGTTAGATTTGAATAGAGGACTTCATTGGGTGGATAGCCATCAGCTCTTCAAAGTTTACACCTAAGAAGATGACCTTTTTATTCACTTGCTCATTTTAATAACAAGATACCATCTCACTctgggaagttaaaaaaaaaaacaacactggtaaatatgtagattgttttccATGCCAAAGAACTGTTTGAGATCTTTGACTGcagtgtaattttttatttatttgatttttaaaatcattattgttCTCTATTAGTGATGAGGCAGAAAGCTATACATCTCCCCCTTGTGGTTTCTGTTAGTGTATGCCTTTCCTTGTCCAATCTCTTCCAGTTCCAATCATTCCCaataaaatactgttaaaatgatCTTCCAAAACCACGACTCTGATATCACTCTCCTGTTCAAATGCCCAGTGGCTCACTATCACCTGCgagataaaatccaaacttcttgGCATGGTCCACTTGAAATTCCTATACTAAAATTCTCTGCTTTTTGAACTCCTATACATTCTTCAGGGCCCAAATTCCTCATTCCCAATCCCTACCTAGAAGAAGTCTCTTCATTTTGTGCTCTTAAATCACAATCTGCCAGTAACTGTAGGTATTTATGCTCATCTTATCTCTCCCACTCTATCGTGAGTCTCTGGAGAACAGGAAGGGACaatgtctttttcatcttcctgttgTCCACACAATTCTTGAAGGCGAAGTCCTCAACAAATGTCTATAGAATTGAATAAAATACAGTGGTTAGTAAGATTAAAAGTCAGCATTAGGCTTTAAAAACAGAGGacacctttaaaaatgtttcaagagggacacctgggtgactcagttggttaagcgtctggctcttgatttggctcaggtcatgatcccagagtcatgggatcaagacccccatggggctgtgtgctgagcatggagtctgcttaagattctttctctctctctctctctctctctctctgtccctgtacCCTGctatctctaaaaaaaatgaaaataagcaacaaagtgttccattaaaaaaaagaattctctctctccctctctcccccgcttatacactctgtctctaaaaaaaacttttaaaaagagagagaattgtatAGACCAGCCCTGTCAAGCAGAAATATAATTACAAGCTACCagtgttaattaaaaattttctggtAGCCAGATTTAAAACACAGATGATATTAActttaataatatgtttttatttagcgcaattattttaacatgtaatcaatataaaaattactgatgaaatattttacattttttttcatactgtCTTCTAAGTCTAGTTTGTAGAATGTACTTACAATACATCTCAAATCAAATTTGCCACATGTATAAGTGCTttatagccacatgtggctactacCTACTGTATTAAAAAGAAGTTGAGTCCAGGGTAGGAACTGAGTCCGAGTCCTGGGCGACTACCAGCAGCTTTGTTACCACAGATAAGACCTTTAACCACTTATttccttgtttcctcatctgaaaaggggagacacatttttttttttttttaccattcttaTAGGATTGTAAAGGCATAAAATTAGAAACTGAAATGATGACACTTTGAAACGTTGAAAATGTCATACAGAATGGAAGGCATTGCAATTATTCCAAGAATAGAGTGAACTTTGAAATGGTTATTAATCTCTTCTTTAAAGAACCTGGATCCCAAgagcgcctgggtgacccagtcagttgagcatctgactcttgatttcaactcaggtgtTGATCTTAGgggttggtgggatggagccccacatcaggctctgctctggctgcGAGGCCTGCTTCTCTccgtgccaccccccccccaataaataaataaacttaaaaaaacaaaaaagaacctgGATCCCAGAGTCTCATATGCTCCCTGATTTCCTCACTGACTTGACTGCGATAGGCAGGGTTAAGGAAGGAGGCTGATGCTCCTATTAAATATCTCTATTGGTGTAGTTGGGTAGGATGACAGGTTGTTCAGAAGCACAAAGACAGATTTTTGGATATTCGTATTCAAGTTAATTACATCACTATGAAAAGTAAGATGCTTTCAatacagaggaaagggaaaaggcaGGACACCAACCACAAGCATTTTGAGCTCCATAGGCTGGACCTCGCCATTTTCTATTTGCACAGTGTGTGCAAGCCTCTGAGGTGCTTCGGCGACGCGTTTCCCATCGCTAATGGGGTAAATAATGGTcatttattattaacatttcaaatgtttgtgggttttttttctttttcttttttttttttttagcagttttagGAGATTCTCTGCAGAGCTCTAAGTGCCTCTTGGCCAACGCTTCGGTTATTGCTTATTCACCTGTCTCACTGGTATGGAAAGGTATTTAAATTACTATAATTTCAGCTTTCTGTATGGGGTAAGCCGAGGCAGCGAGAAACAATTCCCTTTCGTGTGTATCGTGACTCGCCTTTCTGTCAGCCTAGCCTAGGCTTAGGAGGGAGCCTACATCAGAACTTTGTTTCTTCCGCGTTCCCTTCCGGGTTCCCGCCACAGGGTCCACGGGCCCGCCCCCTTTCTCCGAAGGTTTCCGAAGTCCCACTCTTGGCCGGCCGTTGTTGCCTGGGAGACCAGGCCCTGCCCTCACAACAGGGGCTAAGGGGCGGAGACTTCGAGTAGATTCCCGAAAGCAAACACTCCAGGGTAGAGTACTTGGGGCGCATGCGGCAACCGTGCCTTTGCTCTCGCGAGGCTTCGTCTTTCCGGAAGCACTGGAGGACGGCCCTTGTGAACGGCGTCGGGATGTGTGGGGGCTGTGTGGAGAAGGAGTATCCCAACCGGGTGAGCGAGTGGGCGCTGAGAACTTCTCGCCCTGTTGGCCGGTGGCCAGCCCCCGAGGCTCCTCATACCCCGGGCCGGCCTTCCCTGAGAGGCCGAGCGCGGGACGACCCTGCCGCTCTGCCCATTCCGGTGACCCGGTAGCTGTATTTAGGCACTTGACGGCGGGGGCGGCCGGTGGCCGTCGGTTCTGCCCGCCGGTCCACGCCCTGGGGGCTGATCTCAGCCGTCGCCCCACTTCTCTTAAGTTCCAGGGtacaacaaaggaaaccccaCACCACCAACAATCCAGTCGACGACAAAGGGACACCCTCCCGCCACCGCTGATGACATTGTCAAGCTTGATTTGGTGAAATTCACTTTTCTTACTGAAGTCTAGCGCTGGAAGGGACCTCTGAGGTCATCTGTCGTTAACACGGTTTTGCAGATGAAACTAATGCCCAGAGAGgggaaataaatttcatattctgTTAACCTGAGAGTCAAGGCCAGAAATCAGATTTcctgagtatttaaaaaaatacctgttcCTCTCAATCTCCGGAGGTTGCCGAAGCTTGTTTACTCTCATTTATTCAAGGTATACTTATTGAACATTTATGTGTGTAGCTAGACCAGAAAGAGATaccaaagatgaaataaaaggcaGCTTCATTGCCTCCTGAGAGCTTACAGTTTAGAGTATGtgatttaacaacaaaaaatgagTAGTACAGTTCATAAGTGATATTCAACTTTAGAGAAGGGGGAGAGCAATAGCGCTGTTCTCCCAAAAGAAAGGTAGACTTCATTTGGGACTTGGAGGCTAGTTGTGACTAGGGTAGAAAAGAAGGCAAGGAGGAGCCAGAGGCTTGGAGACTATAAGAACAAGGATTCTTGTGATGGTTGGGCGGCAGAAGATCTATAGCTGCTTCTGCCTCTTAATATTTTGAGTAATACTTACGCTTTGGGGAAGGAAGTGTAACATGAACAGTCATGGTACAGCCTCCTGGGAAAAAGGTTTAGTATTATCAAAGATTTGCATACTGAAAGACCCAGCAATTCTCATTCTagagaaataaatgcatgtaCATATGTTCTTGGAAACTTGTGTAAGAATGTTCATAAGAGCATCACTTGCAGGAGTAGACTGGAAAAGTGGGATATAGCCATAGAATGGAACACCATGAATGAATAATGGAATGaattagagcagtggttctcaactaggTGTGACTTTTGTCTCCCAGGGGACGTTTGGCACTATCTGTAGACAGTtttagttgtcacaactgggggtaCTACTGACTACTAGCTAGAGGCATTGTGCTGTTTCATACGCTTTTCTGTATTGCATtctatttcatactttttttaaagtttaaaaataaatttttatgaatCCAGTAATGAACACTGCACTTTTCAGAGACCATGTGAAGGAGGTGTTTGTAGTGAAGAGTATTAAAGAGATTAGGTTGGGCTCTTAAGAATTGAGCTaatcaaaagattttaaaattgtatgaAGAAATTTAGGTTTTACACTTTAGGCATTGAGCACCCATCAAAAAAAGTGAATaggaaaataattctgaaatctGTTATTTAGGGAAATGAGTCTATGGCTGTATGTTGAGGTTATGGGATGGGGGGAATGTAAAAAGGAGAGCCCTACAGAGTTTTTGGGGAGTCATGAAAACAGTAGGGTAGGCATGAGATAATGAAAGCCTCATTTCGAAGAAAGAATTAATAGGACTCAGCCAATTTAATGGAGGGAAGACCTACAGGTGATCTTAGGTTTTCAATCTAGGCAATTGGGAAATTGGAAGTATCATTACAGAAATTGGTGGCATGTGTGAGAGAGAACCAACATTGGGGGGCACATGGTCAGATTGTTTTTATCATGTTTCATCCAAGATTGAGAATGTAACACCCGAGGAgtcaagtgaaaataaaagattgCAGTATAGGTGCAAGATTCAAACAGATGAGTTAGCCAAATTGTCAAAATAGAAATGATCTGTTTTCTTAGAAAAAGACTGGAGAATCAAGTAGAATCAAAGACTGGGCTTCAAGgaataaattaatttagaaaatgaaaataaagtataagaaaaaGAGTAGAGAAAAGGAATGAGGTGATTGGAAAACCAGGAAGGTGCCTTTCATAAGCACTTTTTTCTGACTTTATTCTGttctaaaataattaaagggCTGTCATGAGGAAGAATTAAACTTTTTGGAATTTCAGAAGGCAGATTTAGAAATAGTGGGTGGATGTTATTGGGTTTAGGCTTTGAATCAGAATAAAGAACTTTAACAGATTTTCAAAATGGAATGGGCAACCCTGAGAGGAATTGAACTCTCTTCTGTTGTTCAAGAGAAGCTAACTTGACCATTTGAAATCTCAAAGGTCCTTCCAACTCTGGGGGTTATCGAAGTCATGAGATATTTCTGAGGGGAGTAAGAACAGAAGTCACTTTGAACTTAGCAAAGGGACAATAAGGTAGTGGTAGCAAGAATAGTCTACCCGTGGCAGAGAAAAATAATGGATTAGCATGTTGAGAAGctctaagttggacgcttaaccgacggagccacccaggcacccctaaatatttaattatttatttgggtttcatAAATTTTTCTGGAGACTTGTAGATatttttcacagatgaaaaatacTAGACTTAGAAGACAAATACAAATAGTGAAAGAAAAGctttgataaattagacttcataaaaatcaactgttcttcaaaagacattatttaaaaaacagcacatcggtaacaaaatatttgtaataccGATCTGAGAAGATTTGTAtctaagatatataaagaactcttatggggcactgggtggctcaattgagcatctgcctcttgatttcagctcaagtcatgatatcgagcctggtgttgggctctgcactcacagcacagagcctgcttgggattctctctctccctctctctctctctgccccatccccacttgtgctctctctctcacaataaataagtaaacttaaaaaaaaaaacaactcttttaTAACTCAATAATTCTTATAACTAAAtaataagataaacaaaaatggacaagacttgaatagacactccACAAAAGAAGGCACATGTGTAGGCACCCTGAGAACATACTTAACGTTGttagtcatgagggaaatgcCAAATAAAAACTACTATGAGATACCTCTACATgactaggatggctaaaataagaaaagacacaGTATCTagggttggtgaggatatggagcaactggaactcacACAAttctggtgggaatggaaaatgagaAACTTTGGAAAACTAACCGGCAgttctaaagtttgtatggaccatatttttacatatgactcagcaattccactcctagatgtTTACTCAAGAGAAGGGCATATGTCTACCTAAGACTTAATGAATCTTTGTagctgctttattcataatagccccaaactgaaaaggACCTGAAAGTCTATTGACAGATGAATCCATGCAATAGATTTggcaataaaaagcaataaattacCAATGCATACAACAACATACATGATTAACATGGACtttatgttgaacaaaagaaactAGATGCAGAAGAGTatactgcatgattctatttatataaaattttataacaacCAAAACTAATAACTAGAGATAGAAATTGGATCAAGGGGTACCTGAGAAGGGGTTGGAGATAGACTGCAAAGCATAAAAGAACTTCCTGGGAAGATAAAACTTTTTATATCTTGATTGAGGTAGTGGTTACGTTGAAAtgtatgcctatatatatattggtatataagTCGTTCACGTATACCCTTACAATGTGtggattttattgtatataaattatacttcagtgaagtttattttttaaaaaagcaaagcaccTGTTTTTAATAGCTGGAAATTTATACTTTAACCTCAAGGCCTTTTTTTCCACCTTTAGTAATTAAGTTGCTGTGTCTATGATTTAGTATCTCCCGACTACATAGTTAGATTGATTTCCTCACTTTTCCACCCCCCTTGCCCCAACAGAGTAAATCTCTTTCTTAGTACATAGCCTCAAGGAGCCACTCAAAAGGGAGAGGTTAACTGTGGTGCTGGGAATCCAGGAAGGCTTCACTTGTGGCATCGCTTAAAGTTGGTCTTCCTGAGAGTTCATAAGCTCCTCAAAGGTGGAAAGATATGACTCACCCTCTAATCCTTCCCTGTGCTTTGCACAGTATCGGGCACATAGCTGCATTGGAGAAATATTGATTTGACTGGTTTTTAGTCACATCAACTGTTAAAAATACCCTATTGGTCAGAATGAGGTTGAAttagattatttataaaatgactttCTGAACAATTACTGGTAAGCCTCTAGAAAAGAACTCCCTTGAGCCAGGAGCATAAGTTGTTAACAGTTTCTTAGTGATGAAGCAAAACCCTTTCTCCCTTGAATGCCATGGTGTCAGGCTGATGAGTTGAGAGCTTATCTTCACTGCCTGAATCACACATACCCTTAAGGATTGACATCTATAGAGCTGAGGGTTTAttcttgtttgcttattttgtgttatttttaaggcatcagaaaatgttatttcaacaATCAACTGAGCAACACATTGTATAAGATCATTTTTTATCAttcaattttaattctagttttaGGATCTGCCTCATTTAAATATTGTTGGCTATtggatttttctaatttttctttctcatattttatattattaaagcTTCGGTGTGTTTCTAAAAATCCATATGCATTTAGTCCTCTCGGATACAGTTGCTGTCCTCAGAGACTTAACAGCTTTAACACTGCTTCAATTTTATTTGCCATAAATAGGCCTTCTAGAGGAAAGCTAGTAATTTCAAAAATTACTTGGTACAGATTTCAAGCAAGTAAATTCTAGCCATGTTTTTTTGCCTTTAGAAATTTTTAGTCTATTAATTATTTTCACCAAGGGttttgaaatagaagaaaattaaattcctatttttaatattttagggtAACATCTGCCTGGAGAATGGATCTTTCTTGCTGAACTTTACAGGCTGTGCAGTGTGCAATAAGCGGGATTTTATGCTGATCACAAACAAATCTTTGAAGGAGGAGGATGGAGAAGAAATAGTTACCTATGATCGTAAGTAGATTCTTTATTTTCATGCAAGTCTGATAGGAGATACCAGCTTTTAAAAGCTGATACGTTGTGcctattgatatattttattttatgaggccTATTTCAATATTGTATTGTAACATAGAGATGCTAGTTAGtcttttaagaggaaaatacagatgATGATAGCATCATCAGATACTCTGCCTGAGTGATTTTTGCAGATAAATGAAGCCTATGACTCAGgtaccattttttgtttgtttgtttgtttgtttgttttgaaagccTTTATGCCTTCTGAAACAAGATATAGAGACTTTTCTTAACCTTAGGgtcatttgtgtgttttctttttctttctttctttctttctttctttctttttttttttttttttttctttagtctaaTACAGTGATGTCCTCCAACAGCCACTAAAGTGTTTAGGGCTATTTGCTGCTGTACTAAATGACCCTGGATGTAATGgggttttttgtcttgtttcttttctcgtggggttttttttgttgtttttttttttttgtctcccatCTCATTGTCAGttggttatttcttttgctgtgctaCCTTCATATGCCACTCCACATCCTCAATACTGGGAAACCAAATCAATCAACTATGTATAATGAACGTGAATCAATTCTGAGGTTGGCACTAAGAATTTCTATGAGTAAATTAAGTGCATATACATTTTAGGGCCATTTAATTTAGTAAAGGAAGCCCATATACATTTTAGGGTATAGTGACAAGAATTTAAACGGTTCACATCCCCGTTTTGCTTCTCTCTTGGTGCTTTGGTATGTTCTGAATATGAGgaataaatgtacaaataatgATATTTTGAAAACAGGTTATGAAAGACACTAAGCCTTTAGAATTGAATCAGACTATCAAAAGTGTTCTAAAgtagaaaaatctttttctttcttttagacaTAACCCTTTAAACTCTATTTTGTACCAGGTAGTAGGACATAGTAGGTAAGAGCAAGGGCCCTGGAGCCAGAATGCATGGGTTTGAATTCTATTGCCAATACTTCCTAGCTCGGCAGTCTTGCTAATAATTACTTAACCACGGTGTGTCTTTGTTTCCTAATCCTTAAAAAGGTGATAACAAGTATCTACTTCTTTGGGTtttgagaagattaaataaacagaaaaaaagtatttaaaacagtttctggcacacagtaagcactcaaaaaatcatggttattattattatcatgtttCTAGTAGAGTCTTTCGTTGCCATTAAATTCACTTTATAATGTCTAGCATGGACTTTTTTATTTATGATTGGTTTTACTAGCAGTTTCTATAGGTTCTGAGAATGGGAATTAATATATGCTTGTTAAACCTCTGAGTTGAGGCCCTTCATTATGTAGTATTGCTATGTGACAGATTTTG
This region of Lynx canadensis isolate LIC74 chromosome B3, mLynCan4.pri.v2, whole genome shotgun sequence genomic DNA includes:
- the CHURC1 gene encoding protein Churchill isoform X2, whose amino-acid sequence is MRQPCLCSREASSFRKHWRTALVNGVGMCGGCVEKEYPNRGNICLENGSFLLNFTGCAVCNKRDFMLITNKSLKEEDGEEIVTYDHLCKNCHHVVARHEYTFSIMDEFQACRVEQLCTLNCGKTF
- the CHURC1 gene encoding protein Churchill isoform X1; protein product: MRQPCLCSREASSFRKHWRTALVNGVGMCGGCVEKEYPNRGNICLENGSFLLNFTGCAVCNKRDFMLITNKSLKEEDGEEIVTYDHLCKNCHHVVARHEYTFSIMDEFQEYTMLCLLCGKAEDTISILPDDPRQMTLLF